From the Pungitius pungitius chromosome 6, fPunPun2.1, whole genome shotgun sequence genome, one window contains:
- the zgc:123278 gene encoding tumor susceptibility gene 101 protein yields the protein MPHFENAIRKMLPKTYRRKHVAHEVYVALAHFQSLVPMMNKYVYNDGTTKNLMSLTGTIPVRFEDETYNIPVCLWIEASYPQTAPICYVTPTCDMMVLSGKYISSNGEVLLPYLEDWKNGECDLVSLLQVMAVMFADFPPVCMRPHPEPEEAPCWLQFHRHAEVLTKTDGSLYLNLAGEDELPVQQENETNC from the exons ATGCCGCACTTTGAGAATGCGATTAGGAAAATGCTCCCTAAG ACCTATCGGCGCAAACATGTGGCCCATGAAGTATATGTTGCATTGGCCCACTTCCAAAGCCTTGTGCCCATGATGAATAAATATG TTTACAACGACGGAACCACAAAAAACTTGATGAGTCTCACTGGGACCATTCCTGTCCGGTTTGAAG ACGAGACCTACAACATTCCTGTTTGCCTATGGATTGAGGCAAGCTACCCTCAAACTGCTCCCATCTGCTATGTCACACCCACTTGTGACATGATGGTCCTCAGTGGAAAGTATATCTCCAGCAATGGTGAAGTTCTGCTGCCTTACCTGGAGGACTGGAAGAAT GGCGAATGTGACCTAGTCAGCCTGCTGCAGGTGATGGCTGTTATGTTCGCAGACTTTCCCCCTGTATGCATGCGGCCTCATCCAGAGCCCGAAGAAGCTCCTT GTTGGCTACAGTTCCATAGACACGCAGAGGTTCTTACAAAGACAGATGGAAGTTTGTATCTGAATTTAGCTGGTGAAGATGAGCTCCCTGTCCAgcaagaaaatgaaacaaactgtTAG
- the tsg101a gene encoding tumor susceptibility 101a, with protein MAVVNEGALKKMLKQYKYRDLSVREITNVILQYKDLKPVMDAYVFNDGSTRDLMSLTGTVPVSYRGNVYNIPVCLWLLDTYPFNPPICFVKPTNAMMIKTGKHIDANGKIYLPYLHEWKHPQSDLYGLIQVMIVVFGEEPPVFSRPTTQAPYQAFQAAGPPNSSYMPGMPAVSPYSSTPNPGGYPGYQYPAGNSYPATGGPAHYPTQPPVSTAGPNRDGTIGEDTIRASLISAVSDKLRWRMKEEMDRAQAELDALKRTEEDLKKGHQKLEEMVSRLDQEVSEVDRNIELLKRKDEELSEALEKMENQSENNDIDDVIVPTAPLYKQILNLYAEENAIEDTIFYLGEALRRGVIDLEVFLKHVRLLSRKQFQLRALMQKARKTAGLSDLY; from the exons ATGGCAGTCGTCAACGAAGGTGCCCTGAAGAAAATGCTGAAG CAATACAAATACAGAGATCTGTCTGTCCGTGAGATAACCAACGTCATCCTCCAGTACAAGGACTTAAAGCCAGTCATGGATGCTTATG TGTTTAATGATGGCTCCACAAGAGACCTGATGAGCCTGACGGGAACGGTCCCAGTGAGCTACAGAG gcAATGTCTACAACATTCCCGTGTGTCTCTGGTTGCTGGACACATATCCCTTCAACCCTCCCATATGTTTTGTCAAACCTACCAATGCAATGATGATCAAAACTGGCAAGCACATCGATGCCAACGGCAAGATCTACCTGCCTTATCTCCATGAGTGGAAGCAT CCTCAGTCAGACCTGTATGGTCTAATTCAGGTGATGATTGTGGTTTTTGGAGAGGAGCCGCCTGTGTTTTCTCGCCCCACCACACAAGCCCCCTATCAAGCGTTCCAAGCTGCCGGACCCCCTAACT ccTCCTATATGCCTGGCATGCCTGCAGTCTCCCCTTACAGCTCAACTCCCAACCCAGG AGGCTATCCAGGATACCAATACCCTGCAGGCAACTCTTACCCGGCCACTGGTGGACCCGCACACTACCCCACCCAGCCTCCAGTATCCACAGCTG GTCCGAACAGAGATGGCACCATTGGCGAGGACACCATCCGCGCGTCCCTGATATCAGCTGTGAGTGACAAGCTTcgctggaggatgaaggaggagatggacagaGCTCAGGCGGAGCTAGACGCCCTGAAGCGGACCGAGGAGGATCTGAAGAAAGGACACCAGAAACTGGAGGAGATGGTCTCCAGACTGGACCAGGAAGTG TCCGAGGTTGACCGGAACATCGAGCTGCTGAAGAGAAAGGACGAGGAGCTGAGCGAGGCcttggagaagatggagaaccAGTCGGAGAACAATGACATTGACGACGTCATCGTTCCCACTGCGCCGCTGTACAAGCAGATCCTCAACCTGTACGCTGAAGAGAACGCTATAGAGGACACCATCTTTTACCTCGGAGAAGCCCTTCGCAGGGGTGTAATAGACCTGGAGGTTTTCCTTAAG CATGTCCGCCTTCTGTCCAGGAAGCAGTTTCAGCTTCGTGCCCTCATGCAGAAAGCCCGCAAGACTGCCGGTCTGAGTGACCTCTACTGA
- the ldha gene encoding L-lactate dehydrogenase A chain has translation MSTKEKLISHVMKEEPVGSGNKVTVVGVGMVGMASAISVLLKDLCDELALVDVMEDKLKGEIMDLQHGSLFLKTHKIVADKDYSVTANSKVVVVTAGARQQEGESRLNLVQRNVNIFKFIIPNIVKYSPNCIILVVSNPVDILTYVAWKLSGFPRNRVIGSGTNLDSARFRHLMGEKLNIHPSSCHAWIIGEHGDSSVPVWSGVNVAGVSLQGINPQMGSDGDSEDWKAVHKQVVDGAYEVIRLKGYTSWAIGMSVADLVESILKNLHKVHPVSTLVQGMHGVKDEVFLSIPSVLGNSGLTDVIHMTLKPGEEKQLISSAETLWGVQKELVL, from the exons ATGTCTACCAAGGAGAAGCTGATCAGCCACGTGATGAAGGAAGAGCCTGTCGGCAGCGGGAACAAGGTGACGGTGGTGGGGGTCGGGATGGTCGGCATGGCGTCTGCCATCAGCGTGCTGCTCAAG GACCTGTGTGACGAGCTGGCCCTTGTTGATGTGATGGAGGACAAGTTGAAAGGCGAGATCATGGACCTGCAGCACGGATCCCTGTTCCTCAAGACGCACAAGATCGTAGCAGACAAAG ACTACAGCGTGACGGCCAACTCCAAAGTGGTGGTGGTGACGGCCGGCGCCCGCCAGCAGGAGGGCGAGAGCCGCCTCAACCTGGTGCAGCGCAACGTCAACATCTTCAAGTTCATCATCCCCAACATCGTCAAGTACAGCCCCAACTGCATCATCCTGGTGGTTTCCAACCCAG TGGACATCCTGACGTACGTGGCGTGGAAGCTGAGCGGTTTCCCCCGCAACCGCGTCATCGGCTCCGGCACCAACCTGGACTCGGCCCGTTTCCGCCACCTGATGGGAGAGAAGCTCAACATCCACCCGTCCAGCTGCCACGCCTGGATCATCGGCGAGCACGGGGACTCCAGTG TGCCCGTGTGGAGCGGCGTGAATGTCGCCGGAGTTTCTCTGCAGGGCATCAACCCGCAGATGGGGTCCGATGGCGACAGCGAGGATTGGAAGGCCGTGCATAAGCAGGTGGTCGATGG GGCCTACGAGGTGATCAGGCTGAAGGGCTACACTTCCTGGGCCATCGGAATGTCTGTGGCCGACCTGGTGGAAAGCATCCTGAAGAACCTGCACAAAGTGCACCCAGTGTCCACACTGGTCCAG ggcATGCATGGAGTCAAGGACGAGGTCTTCCTCAGCATCCCCAGTGTTCTGGGCAACAGCGGCCTGACGGATGTGATTCACATGACACTGAAGCCCGGCGAGGAGAAGCAGCTGATCAGCAGCGCCGAGACCCTGTGGGGCGTACAGAAGGAGCTGGTCCTGTGA